AGAGATATGGATTCTGATCCACATTCGCAGACTAGACTTGTTGAACTTATGGGGAATTCCGAACAGATTGCTAAGGCTGAGCAGTTGATTACTGATGTTCTGTCTGAGGTAATACAATAACTTGGTTGTTATTCGTTATtcgttgttctttttttttttttttgtgtaccaTTGTATGCTTATGGATTTTATTACTTCTTTGTGTGTATTCAACCAATCAAGCAGGCCGAAGCGGGAGGTTCTGGTCTAGCATCAAGGAGATTCACTGGACCACCTGCAGCCGGGGCAGGCCAATTTCAAATGAAAGTTCCAAGCAACAAGGCAAGTTAGCGCTCTGCGTTGCGCTGAGATAATGCACTTTAGGTAGATCTCTCTAGATGTCATAACAAGGCTTGATTTACAGGTTGGTTTGGTCATTGGCAAAGGAGGAGAGACGATAAAGGGTATGCAACTGAATTCAGGAGCTCGTATTCAGGTGAGATATATTAATCAATTGTGCTTATCGTGCTTCTGAAATGCTGATTTGCATAGTACTGGTCTGATCTTGTGTCTTTACTATATGGTCTGCAGTATTTGCATATGATTATTTTACTGAATTTTATGTTGCCTTTTCTTGTTCCAGCTGATTCCATTGCATCCACCTCCTGGTGACACATCAACAGAAAGGACTGTGTACATTGATGGTACAGAAGAACAGATTGAAGCTGCAAAACAATTGGTCAATGAAGTGATAAGCGAGGTATGTTTTGAACTCCTAATTCGCATGGAGTGCACGTATGATTTTAATTCTGTTGCAGCTCAACTGATTGTATCAGTTTTTAGATACGCCATGATAACATGATTGATGGATGTGTTTAGGAGTGGTCAGTTAGTTTTATGAATGCATTTGTAGTAAAATATATCCTGTCTGTACAATATGTCAACCTCTAGGATTTTCGTCTAAAGAAATATATTCTAGTATTCGTCGGATATTTGCACTTTCTGGTACTACAGGTTTTCTGAGTTTTCAACTAACATCACTCTGAGTCCTCAAGAAGGTTTGTTGCCGCTTCTGAGttattactaatctatgattTTCATGACTCTCATTATACTATTTCTTTCTTTCTATGCTTCTACTTCAGTCATTCTTAAATCTTTtgaaaaactcaaccaaattctcCTTCTTCAATCACCTTAACATATACTATTTAAGcactatatcaagcttgttctTAATGTTCAAATTGCTATCTTTGTTTGGTTATTGACAAATATTTGTTGCTTGTTAGGGAGGATGTTGTGTTTCAGAAATTCAAGGAAACTCATACTTATTAGTGGACAGGATCTGATCTGTCAATTCAGATATTCATATATCTGGATTATGCTTGTTAATTCGTTTCATTAGTATCTAAATCTAATCTAAGTGTAGTTAATCTTGGGAGGTTGCAGTTCTTTATCTCCATTTAACTGTGTATGGAGGAAGTATACATGAGCTTCTATAGTATgaatttatctcgatagattccGGTACCTCTGTGCTTACTCGTCTAATTTCTTTTAACTCAGTATCACCTGGTGGAAAAGTCATATATCACATATAGTACTGCTGGATATTATACAGATGAAATGTTATGTGTACATACAATATTGGTTGCTAGAATATTTGGTAGATCCTTCAAACAGGTGTACCAGCAACTCACAATGTCGCTATGATGGATGAATCCCGCTAACTGCTATCTGTTTGTGGAGGGAAAAGGAAAGATGTTATTTTGATGGCCATATCGTAAGTTAGATATGTGTAATCTTCAGGTTCTCGGAAGATGTTGCAAGATTTATAATTGGTTAGCAATTCATGGGTTTGATATTTATGTTTGAAATAAGCCTTTAGGTTTAGTCGACGAATATTATCACAATTTATTGTGTCTACTAACTTGAATCTAATGCGAAGGTGTTAATCGGGACTTGTAAGACTTGGGAAACTCTAGATTTTTTCAGGTTCTTCTAGGATTTGGCAGAAAGGGTAGTTTTTGTTATATTCGTATTGCAGTATGATTTTTCCTTTCTGCTACATATTGGTCTTTTTCTTAGTTGCTTGTGCAATTTTATGGTGTTGAAGTTGGGTTGGTTTTAGGAGTTTATTAATGTATTACAATATTTCCATTGCGGTTGTTGACTTATTTGGTCCGTTGTCCTGCACCATTCTCTGATGGAACTTGGCTATATTAACTAATTACACCACCCAAGCTTCTTATTTACTATTACTTTCTTTTCTCGGTAAATCTTGTATAGTCTCCAATTGGAATTATGAATAGAACATGTGTCAATAAAATGTGATATGATATGCTGGCTCAGAATTCCTTTGCTTCAGTCTGCAATGGTTTTTGTATACCTTCTCTTTTTAAAGTGCTTGGATAGCTCTTGCCACTATTCTTTGGTACCCATTCGCTTCTAGTAGGGAAGGGATGAGCATCTGCAGGCGTAAATCGAATAATTCACTCCAGTGCGGTATGTAGGCGCTTTACCCTCTCGATATGAATATATATACTGTGAAAATCCTCATCTGGACATCCCTATTCACATTGTCCAAGTTTCTTTATGCCTACTATACTTATCTCTTCTTTTTAATATTCCATTATCAGCTTTTGTCTCGAGAAAACATAATGACTGTTGTTAATATCAATTACATAAATGTGCTTGTTGTGGCTGTGTATATATATGCTGTGTGCTGTTTGTTATTTGTTGTCCTCTCCAGGTAAAGTATTCCTATGCTTAAATGTTCATATGCTTAAAAAAATCTTTGCAGAACCGTGTTAGGAATTCTTCAATGGGTGGAGGGTACTCTCAGCAAGGTTACCGCCCTCCTCGACCTCAATCAAGTTGGGGTGGTCCACCTGGCACTCAGTCTCAACAACCCGGATACGGCTACATGCAGCCTGGAGCATATCCTGGTGCCCCACCTCCTTATTCTCAGTCGGGTTATGGTGGGTATCCCCCCCAAGCATCTTCAGGATGGGACCAAAATTCTGCTCCACCAAGTCAACAAACAGCACAAGGCAGTGGATACGACTACTACAATCAGCAATCTCAGCAGCCACCTGCTACTGCTGATAACTCTGGTTATAATTATGGTCAGCCAGCAGCTCCTACTTATGGGCAACAACAAGCGTCTTACGGGGAATCTGGATACGCTCAACCAGCTGGTGGTCAGCAAGGATATCAACAGGAGGATTATAATAGTGGTGGTTATCATGCTCCAGCCTCTCAACCAGGGTATGGTCAACAACCAGCGTATGATCAGCAAGGTTATGGTTCAGCACCTGCTTATGGAACTTCAGCTCAAGATGCAGCTGCACCTGCAGCTGCACCTGCAGCTGCATATGGAGCAGCCCAGGGTGCCCCTACTCCAGCTCAGCAAGCCCCACCAGCGGCAGGAGCAGGCTATGCTGGTCAACAGTCTAGCAGCACTACTGCAGTAAGCTACCCATCTCAGCCAGGTTATGGAGCACCCCCAACATCCCAACCAGGTTATGGAGGTCAGCCACCAGCACAAACTGGATATGCTCAGCCTAGCTATGGACCATCACCTGTAGGACAAAAGCCACTACCACCTGGTCAAGCAGCTTATGGTCAGTCCCAGCCA
Above is a genomic segment from Papaver somniferum cultivar HN1 chromosome 10, ASM357369v1, whole genome shotgun sequence containing:
- the LOC113319484 gene encoding far upstream element-binding protein 1-like isoform X2 gives rise to the protein MAEEPQFASTRPSSDNNKRKYEDSSPPVPTSTGPRRPTGFSAPIISSVSPPDSTNPNNNPPSYNNVPPPADEIQIAKQRAQEIAARLFNSAEAKRPRNENGTPIDDPNDVPPSKSGFSSPLPPSDHSSYKSSGFSNSASQVGRMSSPGSIPVSYGFQSSSKKIEIPNGRVGVIIGKGGETIKYLQLQSGAKIQVTRDMDSDPHSQTRLVELMGNSEQIAKAEQLITDVLSEAEAGGSGLASRRFTGPPAAGAGQFQMKVPSNKVGLVIGKGGETIKGMQLNSGARIQLIPLHPPPGDTSTERTVYIDGTEEQIEAAKQLVNEVISENRVRNSSMGGGYSQQGYRPPRPQSSWGGPPGTQSQQPGYGYMQPGAYPGAPPPYSQSGYGGYPPQASSGWDQNSAPPSQQTAQGSGYDYYNQQSQQPPATADNSGYNYGQPAAPTYGQQQASYGESGYAQPAGGQQGYQQEDYNSGGYHAPASQPGYGQQPAYDQQGYGSAPAYGTSAQDAAAPAAAPAAAYGAAQGAPTPAQQAPPAAGAGYAGQQSSSTTAVSYPSQPGYGAPPTSQPGYGGQPPAQTGYAQPSYGPSPVGQKPLPPGQAAYGQSQPPSSGQGGAYAQTPAQTGYTQPPTTAQPGYYGAPAGTPQAGYGAQQQAYGEAYGGYSQPAPAYPTDSSTGNGHGSYESSAPRGAPPAPQSGVAKAAPQS
- the LOC113319484 gene encoding far upstream element-binding protein 1-like isoform X1, which produces MAEEPQFASTRPSSDNNKRKYEDSSPPVPTSTGPRRPTGFSAPIISSVSPPDSTNPNNNPPSYNNVPPPADEIQIAKQRAQEIAARLFNSAEAKRPRNENGTPIDDPNDVPPSKSGFSSPLPPSDHSSYKSSGFSNSASQVGRMSSPGSIPVSYGFQSSSKKIEIPNGRVGVIIGKGGETIKYLQLQSGAKIQVTRDMDSDPHSQTRLVELMGNSEQIAKAEQLITDVLSEQAEAGGSGLASRRFTGPPAAGAGQFQMKVPSNKVGLVIGKGGETIKGMQLNSGARIQLIPLHPPPGDTSTERTVYIDGTEEQIEAAKQLVNEVISENRVRNSSMGGGYSQQGYRPPRPQSSWGGPPGTQSQQPGYGYMQPGAYPGAPPPYSQSGYGGYPPQASSGWDQNSAPPSQQTAQGSGYDYYNQQSQQPPATADNSGYNYGQPAAPTYGQQQASYGESGYAQPAGGQQGYQQEDYNSGGYHAPASQPGYGQQPAYDQQGYGSAPAYGTSAQDAAAPAAAPAAAYGAAQGAPTPAQQAPPAAGAGYAGQQSSSTTAVSYPSQPGYGAPPTSQPGYGGQPPAQTGYAQPSYGPSPVGQKPLPPGQAAYGQSQPPSSGQGGAYAQTPAQTGYTQPPTTAQPGYYGAPAGTPQAGYGAQQQAYGEAYGGYSQPAPAYPTDSSTGNGHGSYESSAPRGAPPAPQSGVAKAAPQS